Proteins encoded in a region of the Wolbachia endosymbiont (group A) of Anomoia purmunda genome:
- a CDS encoding polysaccharide deacetylase family protein: MFIRIITFFLLYSSTAFCSDCNFNLPYCGLSCNLDLSYRNLSNIKKLLNNDDKFVALTFDDGPSNNRVNDIINVLESYEAKATFFVLGERINEKTSEIVKKIHESGHELGNHSWSHRKLTSLSSEEQLQELEKTNTAIKNAIKQDVKWFRPPYGCYDDNLIENADQLNMYSILWTVDSLDWQGDKPEALVERVLSNVHNGAVILFHDHNNRSNTIEALPHIIKILKKSGYKFVTLSEWEKRVCNTVKARSVTIKEGKKVRFEGMLCGQKIKSLTAEHSY; this comes from the coding sequence ATGTTTATAAGGATAATCACTTTTTTCTTACTATATTCAAGTACGGCTTTTTGTAGTGATTGTAATTTTAATTTACCATACTGTGGGCTCAGTTGTAATCTGGATCTATCATATAGAAATTTAAGTAATATAAAAAAATTGTTGAATAACGACGATAAGTTTGTTGCGCTTACGTTTGATGATGGACCGTCTAACAATAGAGTAAACGATATTATTAATGTTCTGGAAAGCTATGAAGCAAAAGCAACATTTTTTGTGCTTGGTGAACGTATAAATGAAAAAACGTCTGAAATAGTAAAGAAAATTCATGAATCAGGTCATGAGTTAGGCAATCACTCTTGGTCGCATAGGAAGTTGACATCACTTTCAAGTGAGGAACAATTGCAAGAATTGGAAAAGACAAATACAGCAATTAAAAATGCAATAAAACAAGATGTAAAATGGTTTCGTCCGCCATATGGATGTTATGACGATAATCTGATTGAAAATGCTGATCAATTAAATATGTATTCAATATTATGGACAGTTGATTCGCTAGATTGGCAAGGTGATAAACCAGAAGCTTTAGTTGAAAGAGTTTTAAGTAATGTACATAATGGAGCAGTTATACTGTTTCATGATCACAATAACAGGTCAAACACAATTGAAGCTTTACCTCATATTATTAAAATACTAAAAAAATCAGGTTATAAGTTTGTGACCTTAAGTGAGTGGGAAAAAAGGGTTTGTAATACGGTAAAAGCCAGAAGTGTAACAATAAAAGAGGGGAAAAAAGTGCGTTTTGAAGGAATGTTATGTGGACAAAAAATAAAGTCTTTAACCGCAGAGCATTCATATTAG